A genomic segment from Gemmatimonas aurantiaca encodes:
- a CDS encoding helix-turn-helix domain-containing protein → MSSLGGSSPRAILTFLTPAERSRVDAAGQGCYTTMHHEDLEQVLVDLRSRPASAIIVSVARYQQQHAPHMARLVREFPRVPAVALLTANEARTTQALLSLGHNGVRKLVDARDPAGWRDLRQFVARENPDSIEAIAIQRIRNDLANARPSCLAFFEALFTVPASLTTVRQFAHLLGVTPTTFMSRFFRFGLPAPKKYLAFARLIRAARLLENPGYSVTQVALLLEYSSPQSFSRHLQNMLQCGTAEFRQRYTGESMLDEFYVRLVMPYRSVLPMFEPIDTLPAWLIRTQKTAVPPPQAALSQAG, encoded by the coding sequence ATGAGCAGCCTCGGCGGTTCCTCACCAAGAGCCATCCTGACATTTCTGACACCAGCGGAACGATCACGGGTCGATGCGGCGGGACAGGGATGTTATACCACCATGCATCACGAGGATCTCGAACAGGTGCTCGTCGATCTTCGATCCCGGCCAGCGTCGGCCATCATCGTCTCCGTGGCGCGTTATCAGCAACAGCATGCGCCACACATGGCCCGCCTGGTCAGGGAGTTTCCCCGCGTGCCCGCCGTCGCCCTGCTCACCGCCAACGAAGCCCGCACGACACAGGCGCTGCTCTCCCTCGGGCACAATGGCGTACGCAAACTCGTCGATGCCCGCGATCCGGCGGGATGGCGCGATCTCCGACAGTTCGTGGCCCGCGAGAATCCCGACAGCATCGAAGCCATCGCCATTCAACGCATCCGGAACGATCTCGCCAATGCCCGGCCATCGTGTCTCGCGTTCTTCGAAGCACTCTTCACCGTGCCCGCCTCGCTCACCACGGTCCGGCAATTCGCACACCTGCTCGGCGTCACGCCCACCACGTTCATGAGCCGGTTCTTTCGGTTCGGTCTTCCGGCGCCCAAGAAATATCTCGCCTTCGCCCGGTTGATCCGCGCCGCACGCCTGCTCGAGAATCCGGGTTATTCGGTGACCCAGGTGGCGCTGCTCCTCGAATACTCGTCGCCACAGAGTTTCTCGCGGCACCTGCAAAACATGCTGCAATGCGGCACGGCCGAATTCCGGCAACGCTACACCGGCGAGTCCATGCTCGATGAGTTCTATGTGCGCCTGGTGATGCCTTACCGCTCGGTGCTGCCGATGTTCGAACCCATCGACACCCTACCCGCATGGCTCATCCGCACGCAGAAGACGGCGGTGCCACCGCCACAGGCGGCGCTTTCCCAGGCGGGATGA
- the dnaN gene encoding DNA polymerase III subunit beta, translating to MKFTISREKLQEGLQAVTAAVPAKTTLPVLANLLVETTDRGIRFSATDLDIAVSTEVSADVETPGAITIPAKKLGEIARELPPSPVKISASGEQRVTLECGRSRFKLLGLPRDEFPTFPSVRFNDSWRVKSGELQKLISHTAFAVSTEESRPILNGVLWELREERMRMVATNGHRLAKMELPVEASSAPPGDLIVPPKALEQIRRLFPAEEELEIARGDNHLGFRSPFTSVFTRLVEGPYPNYEQVIPKDNDRYCLADKASLTSALKRMSVIASDQTHRIKMSFNTGMLKFSVTTPDLGEASDELPVNYTGDQLDIGFNATYLLEILRYMPTEQVRLTFKAPERAATIEPEGWDDQAKYLCLVMPLRLMD from the coding sequence ATGAAGTTCACGATCTCGCGTGAGAAGCTGCAGGAAGGCCTCCAGGCCGTGACCGCTGCCGTACCGGCCAAGACCACACTGCCGGTGCTGGCCAACCTGCTCGTCGAAACCACCGACCGTGGCATCCGCTTCTCTGCGACCGACCTCGATATCGCGGTCAGCACCGAAGTCAGCGCCGATGTCGAAACGCCGGGCGCGATCACCATTCCGGCCAAGAAGCTTGGCGAGATCGCCCGCGAACTGCCGCCGTCCCCGGTGAAGATCTCGGCCTCGGGCGAGCAGCGGGTCACGCTGGAATGCGGGCGCTCCAGGTTCAAACTCCTCGGATTGCCGCGCGACGAATTCCCCACGTTTCCGAGCGTGCGCTTCAACGATTCGTGGCGCGTCAAGTCGGGCGAACTGCAGAAGCTCATTTCGCATACGGCGTTTGCCGTCAGCACCGAGGAGTCGCGCCCCATTCTCAACGGCGTGCTCTGGGAGCTGCGGGAAGAGCGGATGCGCATGGTGGCCACCAACGGGCATCGTCTGGCCAAGATGGAGCTGCCGGTCGAAGCCAGCAGCGCGCCGCCGGGCGATCTGATCGTGCCGCCCAAGGCCCTCGAGCAGATCCGCCGCCTGTTTCCGGCCGAGGAAGAGCTGGAGATCGCGCGTGGCGACAATCACCTCGGGTTCCGCTCGCCGTTCACCTCGGTGTTCACGCGTCTCGTGGAAGGGCCGTATCCCAACTACGAGCAGGTGATTCCCAAGGACAACGATCGGTACTGTCTGGCCGACAAGGCCTCACTCACGAGCGCGCTCAAGCGCATGAGCGTGATCGCGTCCGATCAGACGCATCGCATCAAGATGTCCTTCAACACCGGGATGCTGAAGTTCAGCGTGACCACGCCCGATCTCGGCGAAGCATCCGACGAATTGCCGGTCAACTACACTGGCGATCAGCTCGATATCGGCTTCAACGCCACCTATCTGCTCGAGATTCTGCGCTACATGCCCACCGAGCAGGTGCGGCTCACGTTCAAGGCGCCGGAACGCGCGGCCACCATCGAACCCGAAGGATGGGACGACCAGGCCAAATATCTCTGTCTCGTGATGCCGCTGCGCCTGATGGATTGA
- the dnaA gene encoding chromosomal replication initiator protein DnaA: MSLSPAEIWDRVRHQARQSLPEQTYRTWLERTEAIAFENDTLIVGAPDLFAADWIERNHGDLLVSLSPVALGHPIKLRFKVNEERLARAQMDMFVAPPPAPIIAPQSAQQPRISTPLNQRYTFDQFVIGKSNDVAAAAAQAAAQAPGKVYNPLFIYGETGLGKTHLMQGIAHELLRRTPTLRLAYVGTEQFTNEFIGAIQAGAMGDFRRRFREIDLLLVDDVQFLKGKESTQEEFFHTFNAIYEGGRQIVLTSDRPPKEIPGLESRLVSRFEWGMVANIDSPDLEHRIAILKKKASLDHLELTIPDEVIEFIAQHVKSSVRELEGSIIKLLAYASLKHRDISVDLAREALRDKLRDAANSDFPDVPPTTITVATIQQVVAREWGVTPDGLRSKTRTKQLTVPRQVAMYLCRELLALQLVEIGNAFGGRDHSTVIHSLDRVAEDMNAEPTFTERVLKMRSMLETLRTTGQFGV; the protein is encoded by the coding sequence ATGTCGCTTTCGCCTGCTGAAATCTGGGATCGCGTGCGCCACCAGGCGCGCCAGTCCCTCCCCGAGCAGACGTACCGCACCTGGCTCGAACGCACCGAAGCCATCGCGTTCGAGAACGATACGCTGATCGTGGGTGCGCCCGACCTCTTCGCCGCCGACTGGATCGAACGCAACCACGGCGATCTGCTCGTCAGCCTGTCGCCGGTGGCCCTCGGCCACCCCATCAAGCTGCGCTTCAAGGTCAACGAGGAACGGCTCGCCCGAGCGCAGATGGATATGTTCGTGGCGCCGCCACCGGCTCCGATCATCGCGCCACAAAGCGCGCAGCAGCCACGCATATCAACGCCACTCAACCAACGGTACACGTTCGATCAATTCGTCATCGGCAAGTCCAACGATGTCGCCGCCGCCGCCGCCCAGGCCGCGGCCCAGGCTCCCGGCAAGGTCTACAACCCGCTCTTCATCTACGGCGAAACCGGACTGGGCAAGACCCACCTCATGCAGGGCATCGCCCACGAGCTGCTCCGGCGCACCCCCACCCTCCGCCTCGCTTACGTCGGCACCGAGCAGTTCACCAACGAGTTCATCGGCGCCATCCAGGCCGGCGCCATGGGCGATTTCCGACGCCGCTTCCGTGAAATCGACCTCCTCCTGGTCGACGACGTGCAGTTCCTGAAGGGAAAGGAATCCACACAGGAAGAATTCTTCCATACCTTCAACGCCATCTACGAAGGCGGTCGGCAGATCGTCCTGACTTCCGATCGGCCCCCCAAGGAGATCCCGGGACTCGAATCCCGCCTCGTCTCCCGTTTCGAATGGGGGATGGTCGCCAACATCGACTCCCCCGACCTCGAACACCGCATCGCCATTCTCAAGAAGAAGGCGAGCCTCGATCACCTCGAACTCACCATTCCGGACGAGGTCATCGAGTTCATTGCCCAGCACGTGAAGTCCTCCGTGCGGGAGCTCGAGGGGTCCATCATCAAGCTGCTGGCCTACGCGTCGCTCAAGCACCGCGACATCTCCGTCGATCTCGCCCGCGAAGCCCTGCGCGACAAGCTGCGCGACGCCGCCAATTCCGATTTCCCCGATGTCCCGCCCACCACCATCACGGTGGCCACCATTCAGCAGGTGGTGGCCCGGGAATGGGGCGTCACACCCGACGGGCTGCGCTCCAAGACACGCACCAAGCAGCTCACCGTCCCGCGCCAGGTGGCCATGTACCTCTGCCGCGAACTGCTCGCCCTGCAGTTGGTCGAAATCGGCAATGCGTTCGGGGGCCGCGACCATTCCACCGTCATTCACTCCCTGGATCGGGTGGCCGAGGACATGAACGCCGAGCCGACATTCACGGAGCGCGTGCTGAAGATGCGGAGCATGTTGGAAACTCTGCGGACAACCGGACAATTCGGCGTCTGA
- the rpmH gene encoding 50S ribosomal protein L34: MGKPTYRPRNTRRIRKHGFRARMETKWGREVLSRRRKKGRKQLTVKLPSKYAGA, from the coding sequence ATGGGCAAGCCCACCTATCGTCCGCGCAACACGCGTCGTATCCGCAAGCACGGCTTCCGTGCGCGCATGGAGACGAAGTGGGGTCGCGAAGTGCTGAGCCGTCGCCGCAAGAAGGGGCGCAAGCAGCTCACCGTTAAGCTCCCGTCGAAGTACGCGGGCGCCTGA
- the yidC gene encoding membrane protein insertase YidC gives MEPRRIALAVVLMAAVLILTPYLFPTPKPQPGSTPVAADTLRDSLRDTTAAAAAARLGAGAATNPATGATAGSTGGVAGDSLAPAAVAVDTTVVKTALADYRTSNRGASLVGATMTRYQALSNKGRTRGGPVELASSGDRLLTFRLVVPGDTIALDKQIFRTTESTTGDVSTVRYETELAAAAGAARQVSITYSFLPDSYRVNVAATVSGVPDNSFLLIDLPHAFRSSEADTAEDHNHLAYAYKPELSGAKGVTFRSLDPGERRIEPGPITWAVAKNKYFILGVLAPKGGANFAEANFTGGPRVAKVATRSEGTLLASLKSGTVAFEMYVGPQEFKRLVAMGREFETSNPYGGWIQGLVQPFATMVIRLLLWMKATLGVSYGWILVIFGIAVRVILWPLNQKAMRSSMAMQRIQPELQAIQARYKGDPQKLQAAMMQVYKEHGMSPFSSLSGCLPMLIPLPVFFALFFVFQNTIEFRGVPFLWFPDISVKDPYYIIPILVAITALVLSWIGMRGIKANEQQKMMMYLMPAMMLIFFFNIASGLNLYYFIQNLASLPQQWLISRERTRAAPLVRG, from the coding sequence ATGGAACCACGCCGCATCGCTCTCGCCGTCGTTTTGATGGCCGCGGTCCTGATTCTGACGCCGTACCTCTTCCCCACGCCGAAACCGCAGCCGGGAAGCACGCCTGTTGCCGCCGATACCCTTCGTGATTCGCTGCGGGACACCACGGCGGCAGCCGCTGCGGCGCGTCTCGGCGCCGGCGCTGCCACGAATCCGGCGACGGGCGCCACAGCGGGGAGCACCGGGGGGGTGGCCGGTGATTCGCTCGCGCCGGCAGCCGTGGCGGTGGATACCACCGTCGTGAAGACGGCCCTGGCCGACTATCGCACGAGCAATCGCGGCGCGTCGCTCGTCGGCGCGACGATGACGCGCTATCAGGCCCTCTCCAACAAGGGCCGCACCCGTGGCGGTCCGGTGGAACTGGCATCGTCGGGTGACCGGTTGCTGACCTTCCGGCTCGTCGTGCCCGGTGACACGATCGCGCTCGACAAGCAGATCTTCCGCACGACCGAAAGCACGACCGGCGATGTCAGCACCGTGCGGTACGAGACGGAACTCGCCGCCGCGGCCGGCGCGGCGCGGCAGGTGTCGATCACGTATTCGTTTCTCCCCGACAGCTATCGCGTGAATGTCGCCGCGACGGTGTCGGGGGTGCCCGACAACAGCTTCCTGCTCATCGATCTGCCGCACGCCTTCCGCAGCTCGGAAGCGGATACGGCGGAGGACCACAATCATCTGGCGTACGCGTACAAGCCCGAACTGAGCGGCGCCAAAGGCGTGACGTTCCGCTCGCTCGATCCGGGGGAGCGGCGCATCGAACCCGGTCCCATCACGTGGGCCGTGGCGAAGAACAAGTATTTCATTCTCGGTGTGCTGGCGCCCAAGGGCGGGGCGAATTTCGCGGAAGCCAACTTCACCGGCGGACCGCGCGTGGCCAAGGTCGCCACACGGAGCGAAGGCACGCTGCTGGCTTCGCTCAAGAGCGGTACGGTCGCCTTCGAGATGTACGTGGGGCCCCAGGAGTTCAAGCGTCTCGTGGCCATGGGCCGGGAGTTCGAAACATCGAATCCCTACGGCGGCTGGATCCAGGGCCTCGTGCAACCGTTCGCGACGATGGTCATCCGCCTGCTGCTCTGGATGAAGGCCACGCTGGGAGTCTCGTACGGCTGGATTCTCGTGATCTTCGGCATCGCCGTGCGCGTGATCCTGTGGCCGCTCAATCAGAAGGCCATGCGCAGCTCCATGGCCATGCAGCGCATTCAGCCGGAACTGCAGGCCATTCAGGCGCGCTACAAGGGTGATCCGCAGAAGCTGCAGGCGGCGATGATGCAGGTGTACAAGGAGCACGGCATGAGCCCCTTCAGCTCCCTGTCGGGGTGTCTGCCGATGCTGATCCCGCTGCCGGTGTTCTTCGCGCTGTTCTTCGTGTTCCAGAACACCATCGAGTTCCGCGGCGTGCCGTTCCTCTGGTTCCCCGACATCTCGGTGAAGGATCCGTACTACATCATCCCGATCCTCGTGGCGATCACGGCCCTCGTGCTGTCGTGGATCGGCATGCGGGGCATCAAGGCCAACGAGCAGCAGAAGATGATGATGTACCTGATGCCGGCGATGATGCTGATCTTCTTCTTCAACATCGCGTCGGGTCTGAACCTGTACTACTTCATCCAGAACCTCGCGTCGCTGCCGCAGCAGTGGCTCATCTCACGTGAGCGGACCCGAGCGGCGCCGCTCGTGCGGGGATAG